One genomic region from Peromyscus eremicus chromosome 20, PerEre_H2_v1, whole genome shotgun sequence encodes:
- the Gml gene encoding glycosyl-phosphatidylinositol-anchored molecule-like protein, producing MMHPFFLIILLGLPWVHTTVNNTSGLDNSTSGLDMVIKPRQEVFQCYLCAATNTFNCLQMHTCVGNSRRCAVIAIRMDSRQLLVYKNCVEDCSFALIQPPPTPRKLPPTTYFYYTQCCSGYLCNEGGPSNIERDLSPPVVIEEGLIARAVCLGEFNLLLNISLILSSSILI from the exons ATGATGCACCCCTTCTTCTTGATAATTCTCCTGGGACTCCCATGGGTGCACACCACTGTCAACAATACCAGTGGGTTGGACAACAGTACCAGTGGGTTAGACATGGTCATCAAACCTAGGCAAG aAGTATTTCAATGCTATTTGTGTGCAGCCACAAACACCTTCAACTGCCTACAAATGCATACCTGTGTGGGTAATAGCAGACGCTGTGCAGTAATTGCCATAC GTATGGACTCTCGTCAGCTCCTAGTCTACAAGAACTGTGTAGAGGACTGCTCGTTTGCGCTTATTCAGCCTCCACCAACCCCTAGAAAGCTTCCACCAACCACTTACTTCTACTATACCCAGTGCTGCTCTGGTTATCTTTGCAATGAAGGAGGACCTTCTAATATAGAGAGGGACTTGTCACCCCCTGTTGTGATTGAGGAAGGGCTAATTGCAAGAGCTGTGTGTCTGGGCGAGTTCAACCTTCTCCTGAACATTTCCTTAATCCTCTCCAGCAGCATACTGATCTGA
- the Ly6k gene encoding lymphocyte antigen 6K, with translation MPGLMDTLKHGPLRKTRRPLEMVVLLVLLTATGLPLTVEALNCHVCEEENSLNCTNPQTCSDEQKFCVMVAARLLERFYISSKQCTKTCLIPPYFPPAPEESSDAGPPQPKNFVVQKPLPFLYSKCCKWDLCNQHGPHLLYYKEQPGKASERRHRHTELFLPGFMVLIAAVLTALSLQ, from the exons ATGCCAGGACTCATGGACACACTGAAGCACGGACCGCTGAGGAA GACCAGGCGCCCTCTGGAGATGGTGGTCCTCCTGGTCTTGCTCACAGCCACAGGCTTACCGCTGACCGTCGAAG CTCTCAACTGTCATGTCTGTGAGGAAGAGAACAGCCTTAACTGCACGAATCCACAGACATGTTCTGATGAGCAAAAGTTCTGTGTGATGGTTGCTGCTC GATTGTTGGAACGTTTCTACATTTCATCAAAACAGTGCACCAAAACCTGTCTAATCCCTCCATATTTCCCTCCTGCCCCTGAGGAAAGTTCTGATGCTGGACCGCCCCAGCCTAAGAACTTTGTGGTCCAAAAACCCTTGCCCTTCTTATATTCAAAGTGCTGTAAATGGGACTTGTGTAATCAGCATGGGCCACACCTCTTATATTACAAGGAGCAGCCTGGAAAAGCCAGTGagagaagacacagacacactgagCTGTTCCTGCCTGGCTTCATGGTCCTTATTGCTGCTGTGCTCACAGCCCTCAGCCTGCAGTAA